One genomic segment of Vibrio sp. SCSIO 43136 includes these proteins:
- a CDS encoding beta-ketoacyl-ACP synthase III yields MYSKILGTGSYLPAQVRSNADLEEMVDTTDEWIVTRTGIKERRIASENETVAEMAYQASIKALEMAELDKNDIDLIIVATTSNTHTFPSAACQVQAKLEIKGCPAFDIAAACSGFVYALSVADQHIKTGMAKNVLVIGSDALSHACDPEDRSTIILFGDAAGAVVIGQSEEPGIISSHLHADGQFGDLLNLPVPSRLEEEAKTWLQMAGNEVFKVAVTQLSRLVKDTLAANNMDKSELDWLVPHQANMRIIAATAKKLSMSLDQVVITLDRHGNTSAATVPTALDEAVRDGRIQRGHLCLLEAFGGGFTWGSALVRF; encoded by the coding sequence ATGTATAGCAAAATTTTAGGAACAGGCAGCTACCTGCCAGCTCAAGTGCGTTCGAACGCAGATCTAGAGGAAATGGTAGATACTACGGATGAGTGGATTGTCACTCGTACGGGTATTAAAGAACGTCGCATTGCGTCTGAGAATGAAACAGTCGCAGAAATGGCTTATCAAGCATCAATCAAAGCGCTAGAGATGGCGGAGCTTGATAAAAATGACATTGATTTAATTATTGTCGCAACCACAAGTAACACGCACACTTTCCCATCGGCGGCGTGTCAGGTTCAAGCCAAGCTTGAAATCAAAGGTTGTCCGGCATTTGATATTGCAGCGGCATGTTCTGGTTTTGTCTACGCACTCTCTGTTGCTGATCAGCATATCAAGACAGGTATGGCGAAAAACGTGCTGGTGATCGGTTCTGATGCACTATCACACGCTTGTGACCCAGAAGACCGCTCGACCATTATTCTATTTGGTGATGCTGCGGGTGCAGTAGTGATTGGCCAAAGCGAAGAGCCGGGCATTATTTCTTCGCACTTGCACGCTGATGGACAGTTTGGTGACCTGCTCAACCTTCCAGTACCAAGCCGTCTTGAAGAAGAAGCGAAGACTTGGTTGCAAATGGCAGGCAATGAAGTATTTAAGGTCGCAGTGACTCAGCTATCTCGCTTAGTGAAAGATACTTTAGCGGCCAATAACATGGATAAGTCTGAGCTAGATTGGTTGGTGCCACACCAAGCCAACATGCGCATTATTGCTGCCACGGCGAAAAAACTGTCTATGTCCCTCGATCAGGTAGTGATTACACTCGATCGTCACGGAAATACGTCGGCAGCAACGGTACCGACCGCACTTGATGAAGCAGTACGTGACGGGCGCATCCAACGTGGTCATCTGTGCTTGTTAGAGGCATTTGGTGGTGGTTTCACTTGGGGTTCGGCGCTAGTTCGCTTCTAA
- the plsX gene encoding phosphate acyltransferase PlsX: MQNITVALDAMGGDFGPRVTVPAAVQALSHFPELKVILIGDRDSITTQLSRLGYIPNTRLSIKHSERTISNSEKPSSALRNSSGSSMRLALDCVADGLADACVSGGNTGALMALSRFRLKLLPGIERPALVSALPTVSGNKTWMLDLGANVSCDADTLFQFAVMGSALAEQHLEATPRVALLNIGEEDIKGNDLVKRCAELLSSSDAVNYVGYVEGDQLLHDAADVVVCDGFVGNVCLKTTEGVAHLFLDKLKKSLKNQGFKAWLAQKLFSGLLNELKSLNPDQYNGASLLGLRGIVIKSHGSADVSAVVNAIGEAVHEVKRQVPDRISDRLEAVLLERHY, encoded by the coding sequence TTGCAAAATATTACCGTTGCACTTGATGCAATGGGCGGGGATTTCGGTCCCCGCGTAACAGTGCCTGCCGCCGTGCAGGCACTGTCGCATTTCCCAGAGCTAAAAGTGATCTTAATAGGTGATCGAGATTCGATCACAACTCAACTGTCCCGTCTAGGATACATTCCCAACACTCGTCTGAGCATTAAGCACAGTGAGCGGACAATCTCTAACAGCGAAAAACCCTCTTCAGCCTTAAGAAACAGTTCTGGTAGCTCGATGCGCTTAGCACTGGATTGCGTGGCAGATGGTTTGGCCGATGCCTGTGTCAGTGGTGGTAACACCGGAGCACTGATGGCGTTATCCCGATTTCGTTTAAAACTGCTTCCCGGTATCGAACGTCCTGCGTTAGTGTCGGCACTTCCAACCGTGTCTGGTAACAAAACTTGGATGTTAGACCTAGGGGCTAACGTCTCTTGTGATGCGGACACTCTGTTTCAATTTGCCGTGATGGGCAGCGCACTGGCTGAGCAACATCTTGAAGCGACGCCAAGAGTTGCACTACTCAATATCGGCGAAGAAGACATCAAGGGCAACGATCTGGTTAAGCGTTGCGCAGAGTTACTTAGCAGCTCAGATGCCGTCAATTATGTGGGTTACGTAGAAGGCGACCAATTGCTGCATGACGCGGCAGATGTCGTCGTTTGCGATGGTTTTGTCGGCAATGTTTGCCTGAAAACCACCGAAGGTGTTGCGCATCTTTTCCTCGATAAGTTGAAAAAATCACTCAAGAACCAAGGTTTTAAAGCCTGGTTGGCACAAAAACTCTTTTCGGGATTACTTAATGAGCTAAAATCCCTGAACCCCGACCAGTATAACGGTGCAAGTTTGCTAGGATTGCGCGGCATCGTCATTAAAAGTCATGGAAGTGCTGACGTATCTGCTGTGGTTAACGCCATTGGTGAAGCAGTACACGAGGTCAAACGACAGGTCCCAGACCGAATTAGTGATCGTTTAGAAGCGGTTTTACTCGAGAGGCATTATTAG
- the rpmF gene encoding 50S ribosomal protein L32: MAVQKSKKSRSMRGMRRSHDALTTAALSVDATSGETHLRHNVTADGYYRGKKVINK; this comes from the coding sequence ATGGCCGTACAAAAGAGCAAGAAATCACGTTCAATGCGTGGCATGCGTCGTTCACACGATGCACTAACTACAGCTGCACTATCTGTAGACGCAACTTCAGGTGAAACTCACCTACGTCACAACGTGACTGCTGACGGTTACTACCGTGGCAAAAAGGTTATCAACAAGTAA
- the yceD gene encoding 23S rRNA accumulation protein YceD, with the protein MQKVKIPRTVDPGKAAQKRLDYDGIIQTSLFHRLAETTEGVKRDADVVVSFALDEQRLTVISGKANIEVDLECQRCNEVFTHLCEVEFTCTPYYSEKSEEEAPEEYDLVDLNEYGELDLIKLVEDEFILNLPQVAMHDEADCSVDSRNMVFGDLPDIEPEEEKPNPFDVLKNLKR; encoded by the coding sequence ATGCAAAAGGTAAAAATACCGCGTACAGTTGATCCAGGTAAAGCGGCACAGAAAAGATTGGATTACGATGGCATCATCCAAACCAGTCTATTCCACCGCCTGGCTGAGACGACTGAAGGCGTGAAACGCGACGCTGACGTTGTAGTGTCATTTGCGTTAGATGAACAACGACTCACTGTTATCTCTGGTAAAGCTAACATTGAAGTCGATTTGGAATGTCAACGCTGTAATGAGGTATTCACACATCTGTGTGAAGTCGAGTTCACTTGCACTCCTTACTATAGTGAGAAGAGCGAAGAGGAAGCACCAGAAGAGTACGATTTGGTAGATCTGAACGAGTATGGTGAGTTAGACCTTATTAAGTTAGTTGAAGACGAGTTCATTCTAAACTTACCGCAAGTAGCAATGCACGACGAAGCGGACTGTAGCGTTGATTCAAGAAATATGGTGTTTGGTGATCTTCCTGACATTGAGCCAGAAGAAGAGAAGCCGAATCCCTTCGACGTTTTAAAGAATCTAAAGCGATAA
- a CDS encoding nucleoside triphosphate pyrophosphatase produces the protein MAKLPLVLASTSPFRKQLLEKIELPFTTASPDCDETPHPNETATELVLRLAQDKARSCQLDYPSLVIGSDQVCVIDGQIIGKPHTEDKAIEQLMSQSGKAITFYTGVALYNSHTKQCHTTLDTFTVHFRQLSEEMVRNYVKKEQPLWCAGSFKSEGLGIALFERLEGKDPNALVGLPLISLIDLLALEGVQPI, from the coding sequence ATGGCTAAGCTGCCGTTGGTGTTAGCGTCTACATCCCCGTTTCGCAAACAACTTTTAGAAAAAATTGAACTTCCATTTACCACTGCATCTCCTGATTGCGATGAGACACCGCACCCTAACGAAACTGCGACTGAATTAGTATTACGACTGGCTCAAGATAAAGCTCGCTCGTGCCAGCTAGACTACCCCAGCCTTGTCATAGGCTCTGATCAAGTGTGTGTCATCGATGGTCAAATCATTGGCAAACCTCATACTGAGGACAAAGCCATAGAGCAATTAATGTCTCAAAGTGGTAAGGCAATTACCTTTTACACAGGTGTCGCACTTTATAATTCCCATACCAAGCAGTGCCACACGACGTTAGACACGTTTACAGTGCATTTTCGTCAATTGAGCGAAGAAATGGTGCGAAATTACGTGAAAAAGGAACAACCTCTTTGGTGTGCTGGCAGCTTCAAAAGCGAAGGTTTAGGCATCGCCTTGTTTGAGCGCTTAGAAGGTAAAGACCCAAATGCGTTAGTGGGGTTACCGCTGATTAGTTTGATTGATTTGTTGGCGTTGGAAGGTGTTCAACCTATATAG